The Ziziphus jujuba cultivar Dongzao chromosome 1, ASM3175591v1 genome segment aaactaaaaaggaattatatataaagaataaaaaaaaaaatgctttatgTATCTTTCACGTTAAACTTTATTGTGGAACCCACAGAATCAAATTTTTTGTAgcaggaaataaaaaaatggtggCGGGCTCCTTTGATGGTGAAACGAAAGTTAAAGCTTTTGCATATTAGTATTTTCATGGGTTATGGGGATCTTTTTTCCCAGCTGTAAAAAATGGCCTGATTAATGGAATGTTGAAAAATGGGACTACATATATAATTAGAAGACATAATTAGTGTATATACCAGGAGAAAATGAGGGAAGCCACAGCTAATTGCTTATTTGGTGTCGCAGTTTTGAAATCATCGCTGGACCGGATGCAAATGCAACCACCAAGCAAGTTGGCAATAAAATGGGCAAGGATCATTATTATTGACGCCGCCAATCCTAGCTTAAATGCTTGAGAGCTTGGATCTCTACAATCAAATATCCACTTTCTCAGATGTTTTACCTGTTTTGGGGTTTCGAAATATAACAAGAAAAACCAAATAGTAATTGTTAAACTTAAACCATATATACAACCttgaaatcaattaattaattctaaatttttaaatcatcattctATTTTCTTACCTTGTTTTGAGCTATTTCAGCTTGAATCCCAAGTATACCAGCAACAACATCCATAATCATGATCGAAAGGCAGACGATAAGACCAAGGCTTTTCACCATTTTTACAGAAACAGTTTGATTGAAGGAAGACAATTATCGCCAACTGCTCACTTTATCAGTAAAAGCTTAGGCCCCGGGAATACGAATAAAGAAGCTACAAGTTTATATACAGAGCATTCATAGTTTTTAATTGGCTGAAACAATCTTAATATAAAAGCTTCATGTTGCCTTTTTAACATTCtttttatctttcaatttttttttctctaatattCTATACTTTGCTTTTCAAAATTGAGATTCCATTAATTCCTTTCATGGGGAGCAAGGAAAGTAGGGTATAACTAAAGGGGAGAAAGTGGGGTTGCACACATTCTTAGTTCCACGGACAACATGATAAGAATCACATTGGACTCTTCCATGTCAAAAAAGGTTTTACATTTCTAAGTAATAGAATGGAAACAATGTGGTGCAATTACAATCTACATTTCTAAGTAATAGAATGGGCACAATGTGGTGTGGTGCAATTACAGATGCTTTTATCATTGATGAGTAActcatatttatatagatacaaaagtATATATAAGGTAATAAATCATAGACTACAAAAAAAAGAGATTACAACACTTGAacatttattgttaataagcCCCCACAAGATAGAGGATCTGATGAGAACCCACCCGAATTTGTACCATCAACTACatgctggggtgctaatcctgtacaactgaagactgggccaattaATAAAGTCAAGCTaggaggtttaaggacaatcttgttagTTTCATATAAggagtaattaaatctcaagaaggtatGATTGTAAtagaagattctaagcccgtgCTGAGCATACAAGTTGTGAAGGTAGAAATGGACTCGGGAAGCTATTTTAGTACATTTGAGGACTCCGGGAAGTAAGGGATGAGTTTTTAAGTTTATGAACGTGCTTGGGCTTTCTGAGAAGTCACAAAAATAGGTCAAGGAAGAGGCAAGGGCGTTCAAACATGTATGAAGGCGCACAAGCTTCAACATGGCCGGTTTTGCTTGTTTTGGCACTGGGAAGGATTTTTATTGCAATCCAAGCAAGCATCGATCATTTCAATCAATGGAAACATGTGGGAACCAGTTCTAATCATAttaggcatcctacatggcatatttgATCTAATTTAGaacctaaactagctggtgattggacaaagatagcTTATTTGTAAAGCTAGTCAAATACTTTCCAAATCTTAAATTTggcttttgttttaggaaagtcttttgttttgatttttatttaattatttactggaccaatttatttagttgtaaattaattaattgctttttcaaaattaagaaattaattaatacaaaattagtttaggaaaagactTGGCAATTCAACAATTACCTTTTCTTTGCTATGTTAGCGGAATTTGACCTAATTGCTTTAAGGTTTGATTTTGTATCCCTAActttatttaaaggtttattttctcaataatatacaAAGCAtttttcatatagaaaattacttgtgagagagatttctctttgttttcttagaacACATAAAACTCTATTAGAGAACTAGTGttctagcttgacttatcaataagacattccataacctattgtggcatcttcaatatTGTAACATcacacatcggttggaaaggggaacgaagcatggcttataagcgtgtggatacctttcccttcaaaaggccttttcctgtgacccaccgttgtactggggtcgggaagagcaaaaccgtgcgggctggactcaaagcggacaatatctttatgcgggtggtctgggctgttacaaatataccaaggtttctaatcacaagttgattaggggtcaaggtgacaaTTAgtatctgaacttaatttcgatgTGGGCTAATTTAATATGGATTTAGGAGCATGTCTACCTCGGTTCGTACTAGGATCCTTCGAATACTCCAATCTTGAAATGTAGAGAAGCAAAGAGGGAACGAGATACAGGTTTCTTAAGTAAGTTAGTAAGATGATTAATAGAAGCAACATGGGCAACATAAAATGCACACTTATAACTTGATAACAAAATGACAGTTAATTTATGCATTTCatctaaaagaaaaagacaaaattagAGCACATAAGTTGCAACAAAATTATCACATTTGATAGCAGGAGGACAAAAACATACAAGCCCAAGCTCAAAGAGAAGAGACCAAACCCAACATAGCTTAATAGCAATAGGAGTGAAAGAgttaatagaaaatatatgtgCGAAATGATAATTTGTATTGatgtaaagaaaatataagGACAGGTCTTAACATAAGTTCAGTTTGTCGTAGAAGCTAAAATGTGAACTTTGTAGAACTTTTGTTATAATGTCTGCAACTTGATACTTTCTTGGAACATAATGAACAGGTAGCTTTTTAGTGACTAATCAATCATGAAAAAAGTGCACATTCATCTCAATATGCTTTTTCATTGATGAAAAATAGGATTGGACGCTAAGCTACCAGCACCATATTATCACATCATAATACTGGAAGTTTAGATATATGCAAGCCCATCTCATCAAGTAGAGCTTGAATTCATATGATCTCAACCAATACGATTGGCCAAAGCTTGATACTCAAATCTTCTACTAGAGCAAGTCGAACAGATTGTTTCTTAGAGGACCATAACACCAAATTATTATCAAGATAGATGCAATAGCCACCTATGGATCTCCTATCTTCCACACTGGATGCCCTATCAGCATCAATGTATGCAGATATGGTATTGAATGTGGATGCTTAATATGTAAACCAAGATTGGACATGCCTTTTAAATAACACAACATGTTTGCAAGCAGACCAATGAAGATTGCTAGGCTTTTGCATGAACTAACTTAACTTGTTAATTACGAAGCTTAACTTAAGTCTAGTGAGAAGGATATACTATTGAGAACCAATGGTACttccatataaataaatgttatcAAATGATGAGCTAGAAAAAACACTTAGCTTATTAGAGGCGCTAGCGGGTGTAAGACTTGTTTTACACACTAACTGTCAGGATCTGTCTAAGATTCTTTACCAAAACCCTAGACAAACattgatcctagggaaaccctatcgaACCATCCTACGGAAAATCCAACGGAATCTCTCATAAAGGTTGAACTTACCTTAAAACTCATTGCATAAAAAACACACTCCTATAAGCACCACCTCatttctcccaccttactacaatttggtTCCACAATTTCCAACATTTCAAATAACAAATAGGGAATAAGTGgaatattaattaacaaatccAGTGCAGTATATAGAGCATTTAGAATTATAACACTAATATTATTACAACAagggaaaggaaagaaatattacaagataggaacaatgaaaagaaagaacTCCTCGAAGTTTCAGCGAGGAAAGAAAATGTCGAGCTCACCCCAAAcgatcaacatctactaacctTGGTTTAAGGGAATGAATTTagaaatgtgagatgctaataatcTCAGAGAGTGACCAAATCTAttaagcaataataataataataataataataataataataataacaagttccccttttgaaacatttttgcaaaaccccCTAATTTGTACATgccaaaaattaagaaatccATAAGTAAATAAATGTACTATTGAGAAGTTAAAATTTACCTtgagaataatttaataacaattaattgattttataataaaatctcACAAGATCAAATAAggtcacaataaataaataatagaattcaTATTACAAGGATTTAGcacaaattaaattaactaaacaagatttaaatcaataaaataatcaagaaatactaataaataaaatgtaataatttaaaatgcacataaaatacaaataatgagagacaccaatttaaataaacaataagatacttttaatttcaaataaaatttgaaaacatttagTTTTGAAATCGGATTGGGAAAATAATTTGAcgcacacactatataccagtgatgtccgacGGTATCCAGTATCCCAAAGCATCGCCTGatggggaggttaaaaagagaaacctgTATCCAGGCAGCTCTGGCGTCCCAGCAGCGCCGATGCTACAACCTTCaatcccgaccatggaggggggcgattatggccaatatcaaacttgcttgccctCGGTTCGATGGCAACCATGGGAGAGTATAAAACTGCGTGCTTACAACAATCCGCTCATGCagtaat includes the following:
- the LOC107421375 gene encoding protein DESIGUAL 2, which produces MVKSLGLIVCLSIMIMDVVAGILGIQAEIAQNKVKHLRKWIFDCRDPSSQAFKLGLAASIIMILAHFIANLLGGCICIRSSDDFKTATPNKQLAVASLIFSWIILAVGFSMLMIGTLSNSRSRKSCGIAHHRFLFIGGILCFIHGLFIVSYYVSAVATTKEEKKNRQRSQTTSVSTA